A stretch of the Glutamicibacter sp. JL.03c genome encodes the following:
- a CDS encoding helix-turn-helix transcriptional regulator: MSTSTRFLRLLSLLQTHRYWSGDELADRLDVSLRTVRRDIERLRDLGYPVQADRGVGGGYQLASGTALPPLVLDDEEAVALVAALQSTVHGGSSALAEAALRAMGKVLPVLPARLRKRAQALTASTVPLNSQSPAPDPVDPAVLVAFAQACRDHERIAFDYKDSKSAATSRRVEPVQLVNVGNRYYLVAFDLDRDDWRSFRVDRAQNASPRALRFIPRPVPGGDAAGFVRAGLRGSGRPGVSAQVHATAEKLEPLIGRWFEIQQIDGDSCLVRTENMDLRWAAFGLAMSESKVSAVQPTELRALLDSWISNIGAQHEKL; this comes from the coding sequence ATGAGTACCAGCACCAGATTCCTGCGCCTGCTCTCGCTCTTGCAGACCCATCGCTATTGGTCCGGGGACGAACTCGCCGACCGGCTGGACGTCAGCTTGCGCACCGTTCGCCGGGACATCGAGCGGCTGCGCGATCTCGGTTATCCGGTCCAGGCTGACCGGGGCGTCGGTGGAGGCTATCAGCTGGCCTCCGGCACCGCACTGCCTCCCTTGGTCCTCGACGACGAGGAAGCCGTGGCACTGGTGGCCGCATTGCAGTCCACTGTTCACGGCGGATCCTCCGCGCTGGCCGAGGCGGCACTGCGGGCGATGGGGAAGGTTCTGCCCGTGCTTCCAGCCAGGTTGCGGAAGCGAGCGCAGGCGCTGACGGCAAGCACCGTCCCGCTCAATTCGCAGTCCCCCGCACCGGATCCCGTGGACCCTGCGGTACTGGTGGCTTTTGCCCAGGCCTGCCGCGATCACGAGCGTATCGCCTTCGACTACAAGGATTCCAAGTCGGCAGCAACCTCACGCCGCGTAGAGCCGGTCCAGCTGGTGAATGTGGGCAACCGCTATTACTTGGTGGCTTTCGACCTGGACCGCGATGATTGGCGCAGCTTCCGCGTGGACCGCGCACAGAACGCCTCGCCCAGGGCGTTGCGCTTCATCCCACGGCCGGTGCCGGGTGGCGATGCGGCGGGGTTTGTCCGCGCAGGATTACGTGGCAGCGGGAGGCCAGGCGTGAGCGCGCAAGTACATGCAACTGCCGAAAAGCTGGAGCCGCTCATTGGCCGCTGGTTCGAGATCCAGCAGATCGATGGGGACAGTTGCCTGGTGCGCACCGAAAATATGGATCTTCGCTGGGCCGCGTTCGGGCTGGCCATGAGCGAGTCAAAGGTCAGCGCGGTGCAGCCAACGGAACTGCGCGCGCTTCTGGATTCCTGGATTTCGAATATCGGCGCCCAGCACGAAAAGTTGTGA